From a single Adhaeribacter swui genomic region:
- a CDS encoding sulfite exporter TauE/SafE family protein, which translates to MLPTHSSSENPTENKNAITAILPDAMSSTEKPEKSKNQLWRYLGLAAAVGVTLLFISQVPLPQSTTVYNWLAQNLTSEFFLYMLGGFIAQMVDGALGMAYGLTSTTFLLSVGITPAAASASVHASEVFTSGASGLMHLKLKNVNRKLFTSLLIPGVIGAGLGAYILSSLEDYNYIMKPIVAGYTLVLGVLIIIKAFKPNRKKLKEKLIPPLAVFGGFMDSVGGGGWGPIVSSTLIAGGHSPRFTIGSVNLAEFFIALASSLTFFTMIGIHHWQIIAGLILGGVIAAPIAANMSKKLPVKSLMILVGVLVILVSIRILYLALAG; encoded by the coding sequence ATGCTACCCACTCATTCTTCCAGCGAAAACCCAACCGAAAATAAAAATGCGATTACGGCTATTTTACCAGATGCTATGAGTTCAACTGAAAAGCCAGAGAAAAGTAAAAACCAGCTTTGGCGTTATTTAGGTTTAGCGGCGGCAGTGGGCGTAACATTGCTGTTTATTAGCCAGGTGCCATTGCCACAGTCTACTACGGTGTATAACTGGCTGGCGCAAAATCTCACTTCGGAGTTTTTCTTGTACATGCTGGGTGGTTTTATTGCCCAAATGGTAGATGGCGCTTTGGGTATGGCTTATGGCCTCACGTCTACTACTTTTTTACTTTCGGTGGGCATTACGCCCGCGGCGGCCAGTGCCAGCGTACACGCTTCCGAAGTTTTTACCAGTGGCGCTTCGGGGCTCATGCATTTAAAATTGAAAAATGTAAACCGCAAGCTATTTACTTCGCTATTAATTCCGGGTGTAATCGGGGCCGGTTTGGGAGCCTATATTTTATCGTCCCTGGAAGATTACAATTATATTATGAAACCAATAGTGGCCGGTTATACCCTGGTTCTGGGTGTATTAATCATAATAAAAGCTTTTAAGCCCAACCGGAAGAAGTTAAAAGAAAAATTAATACCCCCATTAGCGGTTTTTGGTGGTTTTATGGATTCCGTTGGGGGTGGAGGCTGGGGCCCGATTGTGTCTTCTACGTTAATTGCCGGCGGCCATTCGCCCCGTTTTACCATTGGCTCTGTTAACCTGGCCGAGTTTTTTATTGCGCTGGCCAGCTCCCTTACTTTTTTTACTATGATTGGCATCCACCACTGGCAGATTATTGCGGGCTTAATTTTGGGCGGCGTAATTGCAGCGCCCATTGCAGCCAATATGTCGAAAAAACTGCCGGTTAAAAGTCTGATGATACTAGTGGGCGTGCTGGTAATTCTGGTAAGTATCCGGATTTTGTATCTGGCTTTAGCCGGCTAA
- a CDS encoding peroxiredoxin: MVLRLGDVAPDFTAETSEGVIHFHEWLGDSWGVLFSHPRDYTPVCTTELGAVARIKDEFDKRNTKVIAISVDPLDSHAGWINDINETQDTTVNFPLIADPTKEIANLYDMIHPNASDTATVRSVFVIGPDKKIKLTLTYPASTGRNFAEILRVIDSLQLTANYSVSTPANWEHGQDVIVVPAIATEDIPAKFPKGHTVIKPYLRTTPQPNL; this comes from the coding sequence ATGGTTTTACGATTAGGGGATGTAGCTCCCGATTTTACAGCAGAAACGTCGGAAGGCGTTATCCATTTTCATGAATGGCTGGGCGATAGCTGGGGTGTTTTATTTTCGCACCCGCGCGATTATACCCCGGTTTGTACTACGGAACTAGGAGCGGTAGCGCGGATTAAAGACGAATTTGATAAACGTAATACCAAAGTAATTGCCATTAGCGTAGACCCTTTAGATTCGCATGCTGGTTGGATTAACGATATAAACGAAACGCAGGATACTACGGTAAACTTCCCGCTAATTGCGGACCCCACTAAAGAGATTGCTAATTTGTACGACATGATACACCCGAACGCCAGCGATACCGCTACCGTCCGTTCGGTGTTTGTGATTGGTCCGGATAAAAAAATTAAGTTAACCTTAACGTATCCGGCTTCTACGGGGCGCAACTTTGCCGAAATTCTGCGGGTAATTGACTCTTTGCAGCTAACAGCTAATTACAGCGTTTCTACGCCGGCCAACTGGGAACACGGTCAGGATGTGATTGTGGTACCGGCAATTGCCACCGAAGATATTCCGGCTAAATTCCCGAAAGGGCACACGGTAATTAAACCGTACCTGCGTACTACCCCGCAGCCTAACTTGTAA
- a CDS encoding TonB-dependent receptor → MKKTFLLLYTLLVAVLSTYGQENNIIEITGQVTDQEAKEPLPGVSVYVKGTVTGTVTNNAGDFALRTRLRFPFTLVFSSVGFQQQEFQVTGVGSKLNVSMVTQTVLGKEVVITASRVEESILKSPVAIEKLDIRAIRETPAPSFYDALENVKGVQMTTSSLTFKVPNTRGFNIPNNFRFMQLVDGVDMQAATLGVPLGNAIGPTELDIASVEITPGAASALYGMNAINGMANLITKSPFLHQGLSVYQKTGVNHVDGIDHDPSILTETAIRYAKAFNNKWAFKINGSYMRGTDWRSNTTTDQNPNNLNTANPNFPELAGANNPAYDAWNKYGDENNNAVTLSGVQYQGKNQSFLVRRTGYWERDVVSPIVDNLKFDAALHYRLNENAELSYGYRIGKMDGVFQRGNKIQLDNVRVQNHRLELKGTNYFIRGYASIENTGDSYNVKPMVDNLDITGGGTNQIWGNKFKTALQNELNNGTPLASAMQIARQAADQGRPEPGTPAFENLKNTIRSINNWDHGAVIAGAPATGGAWLKQMSRLYHADAQYDFADKIKFVNVLVGLDARLYEIIPDGNNFVDFSRPIEERTLPGGNNVYYKKIGGFGQVTKTFFDNKLKLFGSLRLDYNPEFDPKLNPRIAAVYTLSDQHNFRASFQNGFRFPSLFEALSYVNNGNVRRVGGLSYINEGLGYLDNSYTLNSVNAFNAAVNKDVTAGLTANDAALKNRALLEVTNLSPTQPERINSFEIGYKSVLLDNKLVVDIDAYTNEYSGFLGQVEVAVPASGRIGTDAAVTDMLAANRSKQTRYRVYTNAKNTYNNYGSSLGITYNFYQKFTLAGNVNYNNIKTNNERDVFVTGFNTPKFITNVSLGNREVIKNVGFNVVWKWQDSFLWESPLANGTVPAYHTFDAQVTYRVPKVNTTIKAGGANIFNQRYIQYAAGPTIGGLYYVALTIDGLLNK, encoded by the coding sequence ATGAAAAAAACTTTTTTACTCCTTTATACCTTGCTGGTAGCCGTTTTATCAACCTATGGCCAGGAAAACAATATTATTGAAATTACGGGTCAGGTTACCGACCAGGAAGCAAAAGAGCCTTTGCCTGGGGTAAGTGTTTACGTAAAGGGCACCGTTACCGGAACTGTAACCAATAACGCTGGTGATTTTGCTTTGCGTACCCGGCTGCGTTTTCCGTTTACCTTGGTATTTTCTTCAGTCGGCTTTCAGCAGCAAGAATTTCAAGTAACGGGGGTAGGCTCCAAGTTAAATGTATCTATGGTTACGCAAACCGTGTTGGGGAAAGAAGTGGTAATTACCGCTTCGCGGGTAGAAGAAAGTATCTTAAAGTCGCCGGTAGCCATTGAAAAGCTAGATATCCGGGCGATTAGAGAAACGCCGGCACCAAGTTTTTACGATGCCTTGGAAAACGTAAAAGGGGTGCAGATGACCACTTCCAGCTTAACGTTTAAAGTGCCGAATACCCGCGGGTTTAATATCCCGAATAACTTCCGGTTTATGCAATTGGTAGATGGGGTTGATATGCAGGCCGCTACTTTGGGGGTACCACTGGGGAATGCCATTGGACCTACCGAACTGGATATTGCCAGCGTAGAAATTACGCCTGGTGCTGCTTCGGCTTTGTACGGCATGAACGCGATTAACGGGATGGCTAACTTAATTACCAAAAGTCCTTTCCTGCACCAGGGCTTAAGCGTGTACCAGAAAACCGGCGTAAACCACGTAGATGGCATTGATCACGACCCAAGTATATTAACTGAAACGGCGATCCGTTACGCAAAAGCTTTTAACAACAAGTGGGCTTTTAAAATTAACGGGAGCTACATGCGCGGTACCGATTGGCGCTCGAACACTACTACCGATCAAAACCCAAACAATTTAAACACGGCTAATCCTAACTTTCCGGAACTGGCGGGAGCTAATAACCCAGCTTACGATGCCTGGAACAAGTACGGCGACGAAAACAACAATGCTGTTACTTTAAGTGGTGTACAATATCAGGGTAAAAACCAAAGTTTTTTGGTGCGCCGCACCGGTTACTGGGAGCGCGATGTGGTAAGCCCCATTGTAGATAATTTAAAATTTGATGCGGCTTTACACTACCGCTTAAACGAAAACGCCGAATTATCTTATGGTTACCGCATTGGTAAAATGGACGGGGTTTTTCAAAGAGGAAATAAAATACAACTAGATAACGTGCGGGTACAAAACCACCGCTTAGAGTTGAAAGGTACTAATTACTTTATCCGCGGTTACGCTTCCATAGAAAATACCGGCGATTCTTACAACGTAAAGCCCATGGTAGATAACCTGGATATTACGGGTGGTGGTACCAACCAGATATGGGGCAACAAGTTTAAAACAGCACTGCAAAACGAATTAAATAACGGTACTCCCTTAGCTTCGGCGATGCAAATTGCGCGGCAAGCAGCCGACCAAGGACGGCCGGAACCCGGTACGCCCGCTTTCGAAAATTTAAAAAATACCATCCGGAGCATCAACAACTGGGATCACGGGGCAGTAATCGCGGGTGCACCCGCTACCGGCGGCGCCTGGTTAAAGCAAATGAGTCGCTTGTATCACGCCGATGCCCAGTATGATTTCGCTGATAAAATTAAATTCGTGAATGTATTGGTTGGTCTGGATGCCCGTTTGTACGAAATTATTCCGGATGGTAACAACTTTGTCGACTTTTCGCGGCCCATCGAAGAAAGAACTTTGCCCGGTGGCAATAACGTGTATTACAAAAAAATTGGTGGTTTTGGCCAGGTAACTAAAACCTTTTTCGACAATAAATTAAAATTATTCGGTTCGTTGCGCCTGGATTACAACCCGGAATTTGATCCGAAACTTAACCCGCGGATTGCCGCCGTTTATACCTTATCCGATCAACATAACTTCCGGGCTTCGTTCCAGAATGGTTTCCGGTTCCCGTCCTTGTTTGAGGCTTTGTCTTACGTAAATAACGGTAACGTGCGGCGCGTGGGTGGCTTGTCATACATCAACGAAGGTTTAGGTTACTTAGATAATTCGTATACTTTAAACTCGGTAAATGCTTTTAATGCGGCCGTGAATAAAGATGTAACCGCGGGCTTAACTGCCAACGATGCGGCTTTAAAAAACCGCGCCTTGCTGGAAGTAACTAACCTGTCGCCGACCCAACCTGAGCGTATTAACTCTTTTGAAATTGGCTATAAAAGCGTATTGCTAGATAATAAATTAGTAGTGGATATTGATGCGTATACCAACGAGTACAGCGGGTTCCTGGGGCAGGTAGAAGTGGCGGTTCCGGCTTCCGGCCGGATAGGAACGGATGCCGCCGTTACCGACATGTTAGCCGCTAACCGCAGTAAACAAACCCGGTACCGGGTTTATACCAACGCCAAAAACACCTACAATAACTACGGTTCGTCTTTAGGAATTACCTACAACTTTTATCAGAAATTTACCTTAGCCGGTAACGTAAACTATAATAATATTAAAACCAATAACGAAAGAGACGTATTTGTAACCGGCTTTAATACGCCTAAGTTTATTACCAACGTATCGCTGGGTAACCGCGAGGTAATTAAAAATGTAGGTTTTAACGTGGTGTGGAAGTGGCAGGATTCTTTCTTGTGGGAGAGCCCTTTAGCTAACGGAACTGTACCCGCTTACCATACTTTTGATGCGCAGGTAACTTACCGGGTACCTAAAGTAAATACTACCATTAAAGCCGGTGGAGCCAATATCTTTAACCAACGGTACATCCAATACGCAGCCGGTCCTACCATTGGGGGCTTATATTATGTAGCTTTAACGATTGATGGATTATTAAATAAATAA
- a CDS encoding RrF2 family transcriptional regulator, whose translation MLSKKAKYALKALLYLTKNADKGLILISDISERERIPRKFLEAILVDLKTQGLLQSTRGKNGGYALVKDPSQISVGNVIRMIDGPLAPIPCVSHLYYRKCDECVDEVTCEIRIVMKKVRDATANILDTTYLTDLERINTLLA comes from the coding sequence ATGCTTTCAAAAAAAGCGAAATACGCCCTTAAAGCCTTATTATACCTCACTAAAAACGCCGACAAAGGCCTCATTCTTATTTCGGATATTTCCGAGCGGGAACGTATTCCCCGTAAGTTCTTGGAAGCCATTCTGGTTGACCTAAAAACCCAAGGCTTGCTGCAAAGTACCCGCGGTAAAAACGGCGGTTACGCTTTAGTAAAAGATCCTTCTCAAATTTCCGTAGGCAACGTTATCCGCATGATTGATGGCCCATTGGCACCTATTCCCTGCGTGAGCCATTTGTACTACCGGAAGTGCGACGAATGCGTAGACGAAGTAACCTGCGAAATCCGGATTGTGATGAAAAAAGTGCGGGATGCTACCGCCAACATTCTGGATACTACTTATTTAACCGACCTGGAAAGAATAAATACCTTGCTGGCTTAA
- the dnaA gene encoding chromosomal replication initiator protein DnaA codes for MIKDCTTVWKNCLQVIKDSIGEQSYKTWFEPIVPLLLKDNVLTIQVPSQFFYEWLEEHYVSLLKKVIYQELGNEGRLEYSIIVDRGNDFNKPQTVNIPTKKIPTAISNSYQPEQHFLKNPFDSKTIDRNFFNSQLNGSYNFDNYIEGDCNRLARSAGYAVAAKPGTTSFNPLMVYGGVGLGKTHLVHAIGNHIKSTWPEKFVLYVSSEKFVNQFIESLKTNTVQDFANFYLLVDILIIDDVQFLSGKEKTQEMFFHIFNHLHQSGKQIVMTSDCAPPKLKGLEERLLSRFKWGLTADLQSPDFETRMAIIQKKMQADGIDIPNNVIEYLAYSVDTNVRELEGVLISLIAQSSLNRKEIDLELAKNALKHIIEDVETEVNLDFIQKTVAEYFDVTLDSLKAKTRKKEIVTARQVAMYFAKEFTSHSLKSIGYHFGGRDHSTVIHSVQTVSDLIDTDKKFKASIQELQKKFKVKTG; via the coding sequence ATGATTAAAGACTGTACGACGGTTTGGAAAAACTGTCTGCAGGTAATAAAGGATAGCATAGGGGAGCAGAGCTACAAAACGTGGTTCGAGCCTATTGTGCCCTTGTTGCTGAAAGACAACGTACTGACGATCCAGGTGCCTAGTCAGTTTTTTTATGAGTGGCTGGAAGAGCACTATGTAAGTCTGCTCAAAAAAGTTATTTACCAGGAACTCGGCAACGAAGGTCGCCTGGAATATTCGATTATCGTGGACCGGGGTAATGATTTTAATAAACCCCAAACGGTAAATATCCCGACCAAAAAAATACCCACGGCCATCTCTAATTCGTACCAGCCGGAGCAGCATTTTTTAAAAAATCCCTTCGATTCCAAAACCATTGACCGCAATTTTTTTAATTCGCAGCTAAATGGTTCGTATAACTTCGATAATTACATTGAGGGCGATTGCAATCGGTTAGCTCGTTCGGCGGGTTATGCGGTAGCGGCTAAGCCCGGTACTACTTCGTTTAACCCTTTAATGGTTTACGGCGGCGTAGGTTTAGGCAAAACACATTTGGTGCACGCCATTGGTAACCACATTAAAAGTACCTGGCCCGAAAAATTTGTACTGTACGTTTCCTCGGAAAAGTTCGTCAATCAGTTTATTGAATCTTTAAAAACCAACACCGTTCAGGATTTTGCTAATTTTTACTTACTGGTAGATATCCTGATTATTGATGACGTGCAGTTCTTAAGTGGCAAGGAAAAAACCCAGGAAATGTTCTTCCACATTTTTAACCACCTGCACCAGTCCGGTAAGCAAATCGTGATGACCTCGGATTGCGCACCGCCTAAGTTAAAAGGTTTGGAAGAGCGTTTATTATCCCGGTTTAAGTGGGGTTTAACTGCCGATTTACAAAGTCCGGATTTTGAAACCCGCATGGCCATTATTCAAAAAAAGATGCAGGCCGACGGCATTGATATTCCAAACAACGTAATCGAGTACTTGGCTTATTCCGTGGACACCAACGTACGGGAACTGGAAGGCGTACTTATTTCGTTAATTGCCCAGTCGTCTTTGAATCGGAAAGAGATTGATCTGGAGTTAGCCAAAAACGCTTTAAAGCACATCATTGAAGACGTTGAAACCGAGGTAAATCTGGATTTTATTCAAAAAACGGTGGCTGAATATTTTGATGTAACTCTGGATTCGTTAAAAGCCAAAACCCGGAAAAAAGAAATTGTAACGGCGCGTCAGGTGGCGATGTATTTTGCCAAAGAGTTTACCAGCCATTCTTTAAAATCGATTGGTTACCATTTTGGTGGCCGGGACCACAGCACGGTAATTCACTCGGTGCAAACGGTTTCGGATTTGATTGATACAGACAAAAAGTTTAAAGCATCGATACAAGAATTACAAAAGAAATTTAAAGTGAAAACCGGTTAA
- a CDS encoding metallophosphoesterase yields MNRREFLKKTSVGVAAAGLLAWPEEVWAAGTVNLTILHTNDMHSRIDPFPNDGRTNGGLGGMARRATLINQIRQQEKNVLLLDSGDIFQGTPYFNFFGGELEYKLMTQMRYDATTFGNHDFDNGLEGLQRQLPNAGFSFLSANYDFSNTILKDRFRPYQIFKKEDIKIGVFGLGIELAGLVDKKNYGATVYLDPVQRAADMVKQLREKEKCNLVICLSHLGYKYDTAKIDDRKLAQQVPGIDLILGGHTHTFMEAPEKINHSNGHETLINQVGWAGINLGRMDFTFNKKNKQKINVAATVLPVGKPVISS; encoded by the coding sequence ATGAACAGACGTGAATTTTTAAAAAAAACATCCGTTGGCGTAGCAGCAGCCGGCTTATTAGCCTGGCCCGAAGAAGTATGGGCCGCCGGTACGGTAAACCTGACTATTCTGCACACCAACGACATGCATTCCCGCATTGATCCGTTCCCCAACGATGGACGAACCAACGGCGGTTTAGGCGGCATGGCCCGGCGGGCCACCTTAATTAATCAAATAAGGCAGCAGGAAAAAAACGTATTGCTGCTCGATTCCGGAGACATATTTCAGGGAACCCCGTATTTTAATTTTTTTGGCGGCGAGCTGGAGTATAAACTCATGACCCAGATGCGCTACGATGCCACTACGTTTGGCAATCACGATTTTGACAACGGCCTGGAAGGTTTGCAGCGCCAGTTACCCAACGCTGGTTTTTCTTTTTTATCCGCTAACTACGATTTCAGCAATACCATATTAAAAGACCGTTTTCGGCCTTACCAGATTTTTAAAAAAGAAGACATTAAAATTGGGGTGTTTGGCTTGGGCATTGAACTGGCCGGACTGGTAGATAAAAAAAACTATGGTGCTACGGTTTACCTCGATCCGGTGCAACGCGCCGCCGATATGGTTAAACAACTACGCGAAAAAGAAAAGTGTAACCTGGTTATTTGCTTATCGCACTTAGGTTATAAATACGATACGGCTAAAATAGACGACCGCAAATTAGCGCAACAAGTACCCGGTATCGATTTAATTTTAGGCGGGCACACGCACACTTTTATGGAAGCACCCGAAAAAATCAACCATAGCAACGGGCATGAAACGCTCATTAATCAGGTAGGCTGGGCCGGAATTAACTTAGGCCGAATGGATTTTACTTTTAATAAAAAAAACAAGCAAAAAATAAACGTTGCTGCTACGGTTTTACCCGTGGGTAAGCCTGTAATAAGTTCGTAA